From Halorubrum salinarum, the proteins below share one genomic window:
- a CDS encoding thiolase C-terminal domain-containing protein, which produces MTTEVRVRGVGMTPFESEAERSLTDLAATAAERALTDAGVDPAAVDALHLGNALAEALDEGAGLANALAAALGLDGASADRIENTSATGASAFHRGVETLRSGDADVALVVGAEKMSAGDTRTVTEAISRLVHRREYAQGLTLPSFGGLAAGAYLDRHDAPREALAAVAAKNHENAVDNPVAQFRKSIDVADALDSPVVAAPLRLYDCCPMSDGAAAVVLTRAADDDPTDAMDPTDATPTTDASDATDTADATDAAGGSDADRVAPRVAGIASATGTHAVAERPDPLSIESVRTAGERVFDCAGIRPDDVDVACIHDAFTVLELIELEELGFYETGTAWEATLDGDTALDGELPVNPGGGLKARGHPLGATGLSQIVELVWQLRGDLHAGRRVDGAETAFAINVAGFGNNSVCTVLRA; this is translated from the coding sequence ATGACGACTGAGGTCCGCGTCCGCGGCGTCGGCATGACGCCCTTCGAGAGCGAGGCCGAGCGCTCGCTCACCGACCTCGCCGCCACCGCCGCCGAGCGCGCCCTCACGGACGCGGGCGTCGACCCCGCGGCGGTCGACGCGCTCCACCTCGGCAACGCGCTCGCCGAGGCGCTCGACGAGGGCGCGGGGCTCGCGAACGCCCTCGCGGCCGCGCTCGGCCTCGACGGCGCGTCCGCGGACCGGATCGAGAACACGAGCGCGACCGGCGCGAGCGCGTTTCACCGCGGCGTCGAGACGCTCCGGAGCGGCGACGCCGACGTCGCGCTCGTCGTCGGCGCCGAGAAGATGTCCGCGGGCGACACGCGGACCGTCACCGAGGCGATCAGCCGGCTCGTCCACCGGCGCGAGTACGCGCAGGGGCTCACCCTCCCCTCGTTCGGCGGCCTCGCCGCCGGCGCCTACCTCGACCGCCACGACGCGCCCCGCGAGGCGCTCGCCGCGGTCGCGGCCAAGAACCACGAGAACGCGGTCGACAACCCCGTCGCCCAGTTCCGGAAGTCGATCGACGTCGCCGACGCGCTCGACTCCCCGGTCGTCGCCGCGCCGCTCCGGCTGTACGACTGCTGTCCGATGTCCGACGGCGCCGCCGCCGTCGTCCTGACCCGGGCGGCCGACGACGACCCCACGGACGCTATGGACCCCACCGACGCCACCCCCACCACCGACGCCAGTGACGCCACGGACACCGCCGACGCCACCGACGCTGCCGGCGGGAGCGACGCCGACCGCGTCGCCCCCCGCGTCGCCGGCATCGCGAGCGCGACGGGCACCCACGCGGTCGCCGAGCGCCCGGACCCCCTCTCGATCGAGTCGGTCCGGACCGCGGGCGAGCGCGTCTTCGACTGCGCCGGAATCCGGCCCGACGACGTCGACGTGGCCTGTATCCACGACGCGTTCACGGTCCTCGAACTGATCGAACTCGAGGAGCTGGGCTTCTACGAGACCGGGACCGCGTGGGAGGCGACACTCGACGGCGACACCGCGCTCGACGGCGAGCTCCCGGTCAACCCCGGCGGCGGGCTCAAGGCCCGCGGCCACCCGCTCGGCGCGACCGGGCTCTCGCAGATCGTCGAACTCGTGTGGCAGCTGCGCGGCGACCTCCACGCGGGCCGCCGCGTCGACGGCGCGGAGACGGCGTTCGCGATCAACGTCGCCGGGTTCGGGAACAACAGCGTCTGTACGGTGTTGCGCGCGTGA
- a CDS encoding Zn-ribbon domain-containing OB-fold protein, whose product MPADRAFACDDCGHRWYYDRRRCPACGHGAESAGTVPLETGEVVAMTTVETTPPDVRAPNHLALARFDDVRLVAQAVDGDLAPGDAVRFEGSHRLREGRDRTDPRLVAVDDP is encoded by the coding sequence ATCCCTGCGGACCGCGCGTTCGCCTGTGACGACTGCGGCCACCGCTGGTACTACGACCGCCGCCGCTGCCCGGCGTGCGGCCACGGCGCCGAGTCGGCCGGAACGGTTCCGCTCGAAACGGGCGAGGTCGTCGCGATGACGACGGTCGAGACCACCCCGCCGGACGTCCGCGCGCCGAACCACCTCGCGCTGGCGCGGTTCGACGACGTCCGACTGGTCGCGCAGGCCGTCGACGGCGACCTGGCCCCCGGCGACGCCGTCCGCTTCGAGGGGTCTCACCGGCTCCGCGAGGGCCGCGACCGGACCGATCCGCGGCTCGTCGCGGTCGACGATCCCTGA
- a CDS encoding TetR/AcrR family transcriptional regulator, whose product MSESQGGPAGDSVESRSDAGADGSDRDPPADDPSDESGEETVSSKDTKEVIMEATFRALSKHGYKDLRMRDIGEEMDLTRQVIHYHFDGKYDLMSSFLEHIIDQYEGSVVVDGDADPRTELRARVDQCLFGPEFEEFSHWDRMKVYHELYTYAQNDGEHREVFNEHYDRIRGSIVEVVEEGIEAGVFRDVDAERMGQLVTDVIHAARGRRISLGHEDAPEEARKAMDEFIFESLERTE is encoded by the coding sequence ATGAGCGAATCACAGGGCGGACCGGCGGGCGACTCCGTCGAGTCCCGGAGCGACGCCGGCGCCGACGGGTCCGATCGGGACCCTCCGGCGGACGATCCCTCGGACGAGTCCGGCGAGGAGACGGTCTCCTCGAAGGACACGAAAGAGGTGATCATGGAGGCGACGTTCCGCGCGCTGAGCAAGCACGGGTACAAGGACCTCCGGATGCGCGACATCGGCGAGGAGATGGACCTCACGCGGCAGGTCATCCACTACCACTTCGACGGGAAGTACGACCTGATGTCCTCGTTCCTCGAACACATCATCGACCAGTACGAGGGGAGCGTGGTCGTCGACGGGGATGCGGACCCGCGGACGGAGCTGCGCGCCCGCGTCGACCAGTGCCTGTTCGGTCCCGAGTTCGAGGAGTTCAGCCACTGGGACCGGATGAAGGTGTACCACGAGCTGTACACGTACGCGCAAAACGACGGCGAGCACCGCGAGGTGTTCAACGAACACTACGATCGCATCCGCGGCAGCATCGTCGAGGTCGTCGAGGAGGGGATAGAGGCGGGCGTCTTCCGCGACGTCGACGCGGAGCGGATGGGCCAGCTGGTGACCGACGTCATCCACGCCGCCCGCGGGCGGCGGATCTCGCTCGGCCACGAGGACGCGCCCGAGGAGGCCCGGAAGGCGATGGACGAGTTCATCTTCGAGTCGCTCGAACGGACCGAGTAA
- a CDS encoding amidohydrolase family protein encodes MTQTIVRNGTVVSLDPDVGEFDEADVLIEDGEIVEVGTGLSASNAEEIDAAGKIVVPGFVDSHIHLAQTQVRGIAGDWSLMNEYFDHMLGNITGLYRPEDMYLGGLFGAFEKLHTGTTTALDWSYPNTLEHGERAVDALKDTGLRAVYTYGPPGDDSAKWWYESDVGLPEENIRTLHEEKIRDDDLLSLALGLRGPDFCTDETARGDLELARDLGVLSTIHMGAALWPSSEYGGDYQGFGCIEDMLGPDVNVAHGNHFSQEDIDHAVEQGVSFSSTPEVEMQMGHGIPVTGKVLEAGGRPTWGVDVCSNVSGDMGSQMRIGMQLQRMFDNQKVLEGDEEVTEVSISARDTLEMATIEGAKALGLDDEIGTITPGKRADLVLFDADDFITAPSHSPIETVVFQADPSHIDTVLVDGEVVKRDGELTNPKVHEEFDRFVASGERLLDEAGIDL; translated from the coding sequence ATGACACAGACGATCGTGCGAAACGGGACCGTGGTCTCGCTGGACCCGGACGTGGGGGAGTTCGACGAGGCCGACGTCCTGATCGAAGACGGGGAGATAGTCGAGGTCGGCACCGGGCTGTCGGCGTCGAACGCGGAGGAGATCGACGCCGCCGGGAAGATCGTCGTCCCCGGCTTCGTCGACTCGCACATCCACCTCGCGCAGACGCAGGTCCGCGGCATCGCCGGCGACTGGTCGCTGATGAACGAGTACTTCGACCACATGCTCGGCAACATCACCGGGCTCTACCGGCCCGAGGACATGTACCTCGGCGGCCTCTTCGGCGCCTTCGAGAAGCTCCACACTGGCACGACGACCGCCCTCGACTGGTCGTACCCGAACACGCTCGAACACGGCGAGCGCGCCGTCGACGCGCTCAAAGACACTGGCCTGCGCGCGGTGTACACCTACGGCCCGCCGGGCGACGACTCGGCGAAGTGGTGGTACGAGAGCGACGTGGGCCTCCCCGAGGAGAACATCCGCACCCTCCACGAGGAGAAGATCCGCGACGACGACCTGCTCAGCCTCGCGCTCGGGCTCCGCGGTCCCGACTTCTGTACCGACGAGACCGCCCGCGGCGACCTCGAACTCGCCCGCGACCTCGGCGTCCTCTCGACGATCCACATGGGCGCGGCGCTGTGGCCGTCCTCGGAGTACGGCGGCGACTACCAGGGCTTCGGCTGTATCGAGGACATGCTCGGCCCCGACGTCAACGTCGCCCACGGGAACCACTTCTCGCAGGAGGACATCGACCACGCCGTCGAACAGGGCGTCTCCTTCTCGTCGACGCCGGAGGTCGAGATGCAGATGGGCCACGGCATCCCCGTCACCGGGAAGGTGCTCGAAGCCGGCGGCCGCCCGACGTGGGGCGTCGACGTCTGCTCGAACGTCAGCGGCGACATGGGGAGCCAGATGCGGATCGGGATGCAGCTCCAGCGCATGTTCGACAACCAGAAGGTCCTCGAAGGCGACGAGGAGGTCACCGAGGTCAGCATCTCCGCGCGCGACACCCTGGAGATGGCCACGATCGAGGGCGCGAAGGCGCTCGGGCTGGACGACGAGATCGGGACCATCACGCCCGGCAAGCGCGCCGACCTCGTCCTGTTCGACGCCGACGACTTCATCACCGCGCCGTCGCACTCGCCGATCGAGACCGTCGTGTTCCAGGCCGACCCCTCGCATATCGACACCGTCCTCGTCGACGGCGAGGTCGTCAAGCGCGACGGCGAGCTGACGAACCCGAAGGTCCACGAGGAGTTCGACCGCTTCGTCGCCTCCGGCGAGCGCCTCCTCGACGAGGCCGGCATCGACCTGTAA
- a CDS encoding fumarylacetoacetate hydrolase family protein — translation MRIGQYRTTDEQTPWAGVATDDGVVDLAEAGAAAGVHVPSRTSDLLADWEWRRKVDLAVERAAETGVGVRDPADLDRAAPVDDPRKVVCVGLNYRDHAEEGDNEIPDEPVLFSKFPTSVVGPDDPVRWDPEYTEKVDYEAELVAVIGERARRVDPEDAFDHVAGFTVGNDVSARDLQHGDGQWVRGKSLDTFAPTGPDLVTTDEVGDPHDLDIFAEINGERLQESSTEHLIFGVDELISFCSQAFTLEPGDLVFTGTPPGVGVYREPPVLLGDGDSVTIGVEGVGELTSEFETE, via the coding sequence ATGCGAATCGGACAATACCGCACGACGGACGAACAGACACCGTGGGCCGGCGTCGCCACCGACGACGGCGTCGTCGACCTCGCCGAGGCCGGCGCCGCCGCCGGCGTCCACGTACCGAGCCGGACCAGCGACCTCCTCGCCGACTGGGAGTGGCGCCGGAAGGTCGACCTCGCGGTCGAACGCGCCGCGGAGACGGGCGTCGGCGTCCGCGACCCGGCCGACCTCGACCGCGCCGCCCCCGTCGACGACCCGCGGAAGGTCGTCTGCGTCGGGCTGAACTACCGCGACCACGCCGAGGAGGGCGACAACGAGATCCCGGACGAGCCGGTCCTCTTCTCGAAGTTCCCCACCTCGGTCGTCGGCCCCGACGACCCGGTCCGCTGGGACCCCGAGTACACCGAGAAGGTCGACTACGAGGCCGAGCTGGTCGCCGTGATCGGCGAGCGCGCCCGCCGCGTCGACCCCGAGGACGCCTTCGACCACGTCGCCGGCTTCACCGTCGGCAACGACGTGTCCGCGCGCGACCTCCAGCACGGCGACGGCCAGTGGGTCCGCGGCAAGAGCCTCGACACGTTCGCGCCGACCGGTCCCGACCTCGTCACGACCGACGAGGTGGGCGACCCCCACGACCTCGACATCTTCGCCGAGATCAACGGCGAGCGCCTCCAGGAGTCCTCGACCGAGCACCTGATCTTCGGCGTCGACGAGCTGATCTCGTTCTGTAGTCAGGCGTTCACGCTCGAACCGGGAGACCTCGTCTTCACCGGCACGCCGCCCGGCGTCGGCGTCTACCGCGAGCCCCCGGTGCTGCTCGGCGACGGCGACAGCGTCACGATCGGCGTCGAGGGCGTCGGCGAACTGACGAGCGAGTTCGAGACGGAGTAG